From the genome of Leptospira langatensis:
AAAGCAAGTCCAATTCGGAGGTTTTATATGTCTTCCTTCTCCTCAGAACTGGAATCTATCGATATTGCAGGGGTCTCTTCCACCGTCGAAGATGCAGTCTTTACTAGGCACAGCATTCGAGATTACGAGTCTAGAGCAATTGAGGATTCTGTATTAAAGGATCTATTCTCTAAGTCTTTGCGTTCTCCTAGCTGGAAGAATAGCCAGCCTTGGAAGGTGCATGTAGTGAGTGGAGCTAAGAAAGATAGATTGGCAAAGCTTATGATGGAAAGAGCCAAACAGGACTCCGCTCCTGTTCCGGATACGATTTGGCCCACCGGTTTTCCTTCCGATGCGAAGAAGAGAATGTTTGATCTGGGAATGAAGATCTACGGAGCGGCTGGCATCGAGAGAAAGGATAAGGAGGCCAGAGATAAATTTATGCTCCGTAATTTCGAATTCTTCGGGGCTCCTACAGGTGTCTTTATTACTACAGAATTCGATCTGAATTTTTATATTGCCTTGGACATAGGTTGTTATTTGAACACCGTCATGCTCCTTGCTAGAAGCTATGGATTAGGGAGCGTTCCTCAGGCGGCTCTTTCTGCTTTTCCGGAAGTAGTGAGGCAAGAGCTTGGACTTTCCGAGTCGGAGAAAGTGGTTTGCGGTCTGAGCCTCGGTTATCCGAAAGCGGACTCTAGTCTCAACCGCTTCCATACTCCTAGGGAAGAAGTTTCCAATTTAGTAAAATTCTACGAATGAGAAGAAGGGAAGACGACCCTCGTCTTCCCGGATCTTAACGGGAATTTAACGCCTTCCCATCTTCTTCTAATTCGGCTTCGCATTGACGAATTCCGAAAAAATAGGTAG
Proteins encoded in this window:
- a CDS encoding nitroreductase — protein: MSSFSSELESIDIAGVSSTVEDAVFTRHSIRDYESRAIEDSVLKDLFSKSLRSPSWKNSQPWKVHVVSGAKKDRLAKLMMERAKQDSAPVPDTIWPTGFPSDAKKRMFDLGMKIYGAAGIERKDKEARDKFMLRNFEFFGAPTGVFITTEFDLNFYIALDIGCYLNTVMLLARSYGLGSVPQAALSAFPEVVRQELGLSESEKVVCGLSLGYPKADSSLNRFHTPREEVSNLVKFYE